Proteins encoded by one window of Bacteroidota bacterium:
- the lipB gene encoding lipoyl(octanoyl) transferase LipB: MQLVKYRDLGTMEYDFAWKLQQSIFDDIVAKKLKNRTLMPDDQLNYQHHLLFVEHDPVITMGKNADEKNLLLNEDFLKQKGVQLFHINRGGDITYHGPGQVVGYPILDLDNFFTDLGKYLRSIEEVIIKTLAEYNLIGERLKGATGVWLDADKPTARKICAIGIRSSRWVTMHGFAFNVNTDLSYFDFIIPCGITDKAVTSLKKELGREIDMQEVKNKLKRNFEIVFNCKLI; the protein is encoded by the coding sequence ATGCAATTAGTAAAATACCGCGACCTTGGAACTATGGAATATGATTTTGCATGGAAACTGCAACAGAGTATTTTTGATGATATAGTAGCAAAAAAATTAAAGAACAGAACCCTGATGCCTGATGACCAATTAAATTATCAGCATCATTTATTGTTTGTTGAACATGATCCCGTAATAACAATGGGAAAGAATGCGGATGAAAAAAATTTGTTGTTGAATGAAGATTTTTTGAAACAAAAGGGCGTTCAGTTATTTCATATCAACAGGGGAGGAGATATAACCTATCACGGTCCCGGTCAAGTTGTAGGATATCCGATATTAGATCTGGATAATTTTTTTACCGATCTGGGAAAATATCTCCGAAGTATTGAGGAGGTGATAATTAAAACGCTCGCTGAATATAATTTGATCGGTGAACGCTTAAAAGGTGCAACAGGTGTTTGGCTGGATGCCGATAAACCAACTGCCAGAAAAATATGTGCAATTGGTATTAGAAGCAGCAGATGGGTTACCATGCACGGATTTGCATTTAACGTGAATACTGATCTGAGTTATTTTGATTTTATAATTCCCTGCGGAATAACAGATAAAGCAGTAACATCATTAAAAAAAGAATTAGGAAGGGAAATTGATATGCAGGAGGTTAAGAATAAATTGAAAAGGAATTTTGAAATAGTATTTAATTGTAAACTGATATAA
- a CDS encoding RluA family pseudouridine synthase: MAEQEEDIEINDLSGDTEEELYEHYRVTTDKKQEPLRIDKFLFNRIENISRTRIQNAALAGCILVNDVPVRSSYKIKPGDTIVVVLPQKPAKYDVRPENIPLNIMYEDDDIIVINKPAGMVVHPGLGNFSGTLVNALLYHFQGLPQREDEPFRPGLAHRIDKNTTGIIIAAKNEFSLAHLAKQFFDHSIQRKYIALVWGEFEEKQGTIVGNIARHLRFRKIFTVYPPGGEIGKHAITHYKVLESFGYTSLVECQLETGRTHQIRVHMQHINHPVFADNTYGGDRIVKGTIYTKYKQFIDNCFEIIQRQSLHAKSLGFIHPKTNEPMFFESDLPPDMQQVIEKWRHYAKFLKL, encoded by the coding sequence ATGGCTGAGCAAGAAGAGGATATAGAAATAAATGATCTATCGGGTGATACGGAAGAGGAATTGTATGAACATTATCGCGTAACCACCGATAAAAAACAAGAACCTCTTCGAATAGATAAATTTTTATTTAATCGCATAGAAAATATTTCGCGCACAAGAATTCAAAATGCCGCATTGGCGGGTTGTATTTTAGTGAACGATGTTCCTGTGCGCTCCAGCTACAAAATAAAACCGGGTGATACTATTGTTGTGGTATTGCCACAAAAACCTGCAAAATACGATGTTCGTCCCGAAAATATTCCCTTGAATATTATGTATGAGGATGATGATATCATCGTAATTAATAAACCTGCTGGAATGGTTGTGCATCCCGGACTCGGTAATTTCAGCGGTACTTTAGTAAATGCATTGTTATATCATTTTCAAGGTTTACCACAAAGGGAAGATGAACCTTTTCGCCCAGGACTTGCACACAGAATTGATAAAAATACCACAGGAATTATCATAGCAGCAAAAAATGAATTTTCCTTAGCGCATCTCGCAAAACAATTTTTCGATCACTCTATTCAAAGAAAATATATTGCTTTAGTTTGGGGCGAATTTGAAGAAAAACAAGGAACCATAGTTGGAAATATTGCACGCCATCTTCGATTCAGAAAAATATTTACAGTGTATCCTCCAGGTGGAGAAATTGGTAAACATGCAATAACGCATTATAAGGTTTTGGAGAGTTTTGGTTATACCAGTTTGGTGGAATGTCAATTGGAAACCGGTCGTACACATCAGATCCGTGTGCATATGCAACATATCAATCATCCTGTATTTGCAGATAATACTTATGGCGGCGACAGAATTGTAAAGGGTACAATATATACCAAGTACAAACAGTTTATTGATAATTGTTTCGAGATAATCCAGCGTCAATCGCTTCATGCAAAATCTCTGGGTTTCATCCACCCAAAAACAAACGAACCCATGTTTTTTGAAAGTGATCTGCCACCCGATATGCAACAGGTAATTGAAAAGTGGCGTCACTATGCGAAATTTTTGAAACTTTAA
- a CDS encoding T9SS type A sorting domain-containing protein, translating to MKSQSSTLLTLFFLMINMFVFGQTQKCYTDGFLQSLQQTDPAKYEKMRAAQTDLLFTNAKITDDIYMIPIVVHVVYKTESQNISDIEIFEQINVLNEDFRRLNPDTINTLPGFQGVAADCRIEFCLAQFDPEGNPTSGIIRTHTDTTEWLLGFSEKVKFTNQGGDDGWPAISYLNIWVCNLEDGILGYAYGPPSGAPDAGDGIVVDYKNFGLGDVSSKPYDLGRTTTHEIGHWLGLNHVWSGFGSCGAMDDGIEDTPPQSGETYGCPEGEVYDICSPESPGIMYQNYLDYTDDACMNLFTEGQKNKMRSVIETKRASLLFSSAGCNEIPPLPGDIAELIIYPVPTSGEFTIVIKNFLALQENMEINIYDALGQLVSTANPTSANTVAQYFNLSHLATGCYFVRVFNGTYFLTDQFLLY from the coding sequence ATGAAAAGTCAGTCCTCCACTCTTTTAACATTGTTTTTCCTCATGATCAACATGTTTGTTTTCGGGCAAACACAAAAATGTTATACCGATGGATTTTTACAATCCCTGCAACAAACTGATCCTGCCAAATATGAAAAAATGAGGGCAGCACAAACCGATCTGTTATTCACCAATGCAAAAATTACGGATGATATTTATATGATTCCAATTGTAGTGCATGTGGTATATAAAACAGAGTCACAAAACATCAGCGACATTGAAATTTTTGAACAGATCAATGTCCTTAACGAAGATTTCAGAAGATTAAATCCCGATACAATAAACACATTACCCGGATTTCAGGGTGTTGCCGCTGATTGCAGAATTGAATTTTGCCTCGCTCAATTTGACCCGGAAGGAAATCCAACCTCCGGAATTATTCGCACTCATACAGATACAACGGAATGGTTGCTTGGATTTTCAGAAAAAGTGAAATTTACCAATCAGGGTGGAGATGATGGATGGCCAGCGATCAGTTATCTCAATATTTGGGTATGTAATTTAGAGGATGGCATTTTAGGATATGCATATGGTCCGCCCTCCGGTGCACCTGACGCTGGAGATGGAATAGTAGTGGATTATAAAAATTTCGGACTTGGCGATGTTTCTTCAAAACCCTATGATCTTGGCAGAACAACCACACATGAAATTGGCCATTGGCTCGGATTAAATCATGTTTGGAGCGGATTTGGTTCTTGTGGGGCTATGGATGATGGAATTGAAGATACTCCTCCACAATCAGGCGAAACTTATGGATGTCCGGAGGGTGAAGTTTACGATATTTGCAGTCCTGAATCTCCCGGAATTATGTATCAAAATTATCTGGATTACACAGATGATGCATGTATGAATTTATTTACCGAAGGGCAAAAAAATAAAATGCGTTCTGTTATTGAAACCAAACGCGCTTCTCTTCTTTTTTCTTCCGCAGGTTGTAATGAAATTCCGCCGTTACCGGGTGATATTGCTGAATTGATAATTTATCCCGTTCCTACAAGCGGGGAATTCACGATTGTGATCAAAAACTTTCTTGCCCTGCAGGAAAATATGGAAATTAATATTTATGATGCTTTGGGACAGCTGGTTTCAACCGCAAATCCAACATCCGCAAATACTGTTGCACAGTATTTCAACCTGAGCCATTTGGCTACAGGCTGTTATTTCGTTAGGGTGTTCAATGGCACTTACTTTTTGACAGACCAGTTTTTGCTCTATTGA
- a CDS encoding T9SS type A sorting domain-containing protein codes for MKKMLLSGLILMSSFAVFGQTIRCGYNTYLKQLEQNFPDEYNQILAAEEEAKAYSNSTTTYKTNGGVYTIPVVVHIVYSSASQNIDDEFVTSQLEVLNEDFRRLNADADETPAAFEGDAGDAQIEFCLAQQDPDGVIHSGITRTETDITSWNLFADAGDDNYADNVKFTNKGGEDAWPRADYLNIWVCNITGGILGYATPPGGISTKDGVVIGYKYFGVDGAGSDVYDKGRTATHEVGHWMSLKHIWGDDDFAPDPNCGGSDGMDDTPNQGLATYGNPSFPQLDDCSPLSPGIQFMNFMDYTDDGAMNMFSNDQITKMRDILETSRSTIPESNRCEEGGVDINEVLKNKLIQLTVYPNPSKGEFIFQMKNFENKEITVEIYNLTGELINRILVNNTGDDKVVFDAGILSAGDYLVKASDGEFILTQKITVIK; via the coding sequence ATGAAAAAAATGTTACTCTCAGGGTTGATCCTGATGTCGTCGTTTGCTGTGTTTGGTCAAACCATCCGCTGCGGTTACAATACCTATCTCAAGCAGCTTGAGCAGAACTTTCCGGATGAATACAACCAGATTTTAGCAGCTGAGGAAGAAGCGAAAGCCTATTCTAACAGCACCACTACCTATAAAACCAACGGGGGAGTTTATACCATCCCGGTTGTTGTGCATATTGTTTATTCAAGTGCAAGTCAGAATATTGACGATGAATTTGTAACGTCCCAATTGGAAGTTCTAAACGAAGATTTCCGCCGGTTAAATGCAGACGCAGATGAAACTCCTGCTGCATTTGAAGGTGATGCAGGTGATGCCCAGATCGAATTTTGTCTCGCTCAACAGGATCCTGATGGAGTAATACACTCTGGAATAACCAGAACGGAGACTGATATTACAAGTTGGAATTTATTTGCCGATGCCGGTGATGATAATTATGCCGACAATGTGAAATTTACCAATAAAGGTGGCGAGGATGCCTGGCCACGCGCTGACTACCTTAATATTTGGGTTTGTAATATAACAGGCGGTATTTTAGGTTATGCCACTCCTCCAGGAGGAATTTCAACAAAAGATGGGGTTGTGATCGGATATAAATATTTTGGAGTTGATGGTGCCGGTTCAGATGTTTACGATAAAGGTCGCACAGCAACCCATGAAGTTGGGCACTGGATGAGCCTTAAACATATTTGGGGGGACGATGATTTTGCGCCAGATCCGAATTGTGGAGGTAGTGACGGTATGGACGACACCCCAAATCAAGGTCTTGCCACCTATGGAAATCCTTCATTCCCACAATTAGATGATTGTTCGCCTTTAAGTCCAGGTATTCAATTTATGAATTTTATGGATTACACTGATGATGGTGCAATGAATATGTTTTCCAATGATCAAATCACTAAAATGCGTGATATTTTGGAAACCTCTCGTTCAACTATTCCTGAATCAAACAGATGCGAAGAAGGTGGAGTGGATATTAACGAAGTGTTAAAAAATAAATTGATTCAGCTGACAGTTTATCCTAATCCATCAAAAGGTGAATTTATTTTTCAAATGAAAAATTTTGAAAATAAGGAGATCACAGTGGAAATTTATAATTTAACAGGTGAACTAATTAATAGAATTCTCGTTAACAATACAGGTGATGACAAGGTGGTTTTTGATGCCGGAATATTGAGTGCCGGTGATTATCTTGTTAAAGCTTCAGACGGTGAATTTATTTTAACACAAAAGATCACGGTCATTAAATAA
- the mqnE gene encoding aminofutalosine synthase MqnE → MKREEEILQLLTSTTDDLQLHAIAAKVLKEERLNVEEGIILFEKASLGFVGTLADHIRRKKHGDITYFNRNFHIEPTNLCVFDCKFCSYSRLLKQRSDGWVMSKEEMLDIVRSYKDKPVTEVHIVGGVLPELNLEWFADILKEIKNLRPDVHIKGFTAVELEYMIRKSKMSIRDGLKYLMDAGLGSLPGGGAEIFDEEIRNIICADKCDTKTWLEIHQTAHELGMHSNATMLYGHIENYAHRIDHMERLRTLQDITGGFNCFIPLKFRNQNNQMSNIAEVSVIEDLKNYAVSRIYLDNFPHIKAYWPMIGRENAQLSLNFGVNDMDGTIDDTTKIYSMAGAEEQSPVLTTKEICALILAAGKVPVERDTLYNTIRNYENVDLDAEFGIDHHISLNVINN, encoded by the coding sequence ATGAAACGCGAAGAGGAAATTTTACAACTGCTTACAAGTACAACCGACGATTTACAACTCCATGCAATTGCCGCAAAAGTTTTAAAGGAAGAAAGATTAAATGTTGAGGAAGGAATAATTTTATTTGAAAAAGCTTCACTCGGATTTGTAGGTACACTTGCTGATCATATTCGCAGAAAAAAACATGGTGATATCACTTATTTCAACCGCAATTTTCATATCGAACCAACCAATTTATGTGTATTTGATTGTAAATTTTGTTCCTATTCCCGTTTATTAAAACAACGCAGCGATGGATGGGTGATGAGCAAGGAGGAGATGTTGGATATTGTGCGTTCTTATAAAGATAAACCTGTAACGGAAGTACATATTGTTGGGGGAGTTTTACCGGAATTAAATCTGGAATGGTTTGCAGATATTTTAAAGGAAATTAAAAATTTGCGTCCTGATGTTCACATTAAAGGATTTACTGCAGTGGAATTGGAATACATGATCCGTAAATCAAAAATGTCGATTCGCGATGGATTAAAATATTTGATGGATGCAGGATTAGGTTCTTTGCCCGGTGGAGGTGCTGAAATATTTGATGAGGAAATAAGAAATATTATTTGTGCAGATAAATGTGATACCAAAACCTGGTTGGAAATTCACCAGACAGCTCATGAACTCGGAATGCACAGCAATGCAACTATGTTATACGGACATATCGAAAATTATGCGCATCGCATCGACCATATGGAACGATTGAGAACTTTGCAGGATATTACGGGTGGATTTAATTGTTTTATTCCGTTGAAGTTTAGAAATCAAAACAATCAGATGAGTAATATTGCAGAAGTGAGTGTGATTGAAGATCTGAAAAATTATGCTGTTTCCAGAATTTATCTCGATAATTTTCCGCATATCAAAGCTTATTGGCCAATGATAGGAAGAGAAAATGCACAACTCAGTTTAAATTTTGGTGTTAACGATATGGATGGAACAATTGATGATACAACAAAAATTTATTCCATGGCAGGAGCGGAAGAACAATCCCCCGTTTTAACAACAAAAGAAATTTGTGCATTAATTCTTGCAGCCGGAAAAGTCCCCGTTGAACGCGATACTCTATACAACACCATTCGCAATTATGAAAACGTTGATCTTGATGCAGAATTTGGTATAGATCATCATATAAGTCTGAATGTTATAAATAATTAA
- a CDS encoding histidine phosphatase family protein, with translation MKKEIYLIRHGETDFNNLGIVQGRGVNSSINEKGISQAQQFYDVYKNTGFEKIYVSLLKRTEETISPFKQLNIPIEKHVGLDEISWGVHEGQNSGDTFKDFYRIIHLWTEGDLEAKMEAGESPLEVQNRQLEFLKVLKNATEQKVLICSHGRAIRILLCTMLNKPLNEMDTFPHHNVSLYKLNYEDDIFTLENFNDIAHLNG, from the coding sequence TTGAAAAAAGAAATATATCTAATCCGTCACGGTGAAACCGATTTTAATAACTTAGGTATAGTGCAAGGTCGTGGAGTAAACAGTTCTATAAACGAAAAAGGTATTAGCCAGGCGCAACAATTTTACGACGTTTACAAAAATACCGGATTTGAAAAAATATATGTTTCCCTTTTAAAACGAACGGAAGAAACTATTTCACCGTTTAAACAATTAAATATTCCTATAGAAAAACATGTTGGGTTGGATGAAATAAGTTGGGGAGTTCATGAAGGGCAAAACAGTGGAGATACCTTCAAAGATTTTTATCGCATTATACATTTATGGACCGAAGGTGATCTTGAAGCAAAAATGGAAGCAGGGGAGAGTCCCTTGGAAGTGCAAAACAGACAGTTGGAATTTCTAAAGGTATTGAAAAATGCGACGGAGCAAAAAGTTTTAATTTGTTCTCATGGAAGAGCGATCAGAATTTTATTATGCACCATGTTAAATAAACCCCTTAATGAAATGGATACTTTTCCGCACCATAATGTGAGTCTTTATAAACTCAATTATGAAGATGATATTTTTACACTTGAAAATTTTAATGATATAGCGCATTTAAATGGATAA
- a CDS encoding menaquinone biosynthesis protein, with amino-acid sequence MDNKIVISLVSYLNTKPFLYGLEHSAISERLDLQLDIPSVGGKKLLENSVDIGLVPVAVLAKLNDAQIITDYCIGADGPVKSVSVFSEIPIEEAENIFLDYHSLTSVQLLKILLHDHWKITPNLISAHDGYINEIKGKTAGLVIGDRALALNNKYPYVYDLSEAWKKMTGLPFVFAAWITRKPQYSDNIFELNEALKYGVHHIDEVVDTYDSGLLKKSELKDYLQNDIDYNLDSLKRKALDLFIGKIKNAEIVNQ; translated from the coding sequence ATGGATAATAAAATTGTAATTTCTTTAGTTAGTTATTTAAATACCAAACCTTTTTTATACGGTTTGGAGCATTCAGCAATCAGTGAAAGACTGGATCTTCAATTGGATATTCCCTCAGTAGGAGGAAAAAAATTATTGGAAAATTCAGTAGATATCGGATTAGTACCCGTTGCCGTTTTAGCAAAATTGAACGATGCCCAAATAATTACCGATTATTGTATTGGAGCTGATGGCCCTGTTAAAAGTGTAAGTGTATTTTCTGAAATACCAATTGAAGAAGCAGAAAATATTTTTCTTGATTATCATTCACTTACATCCGTTCAATTACTTAAAATATTATTACACGATCATTGGAAAATAACTCCCAATCTTATATCAGCACATGATGGGTATATCAATGAAATAAAGGGCAAAACAGCGGGTTTGGTAATTGGTGACAGAGCATTGGCATTAAATAATAAATATCCTTACGTTTACGATCTTAGCGAAGCCTGGAAAAAAATGACGGGATTACCCTTTGTTTTTGCCGCCTGGATAACGCGTAAACCACAATATTCCGATAATATTTTTGAATTAAATGAGGCATTAAAATACGGTGTTCATCATATAGACGAAGTTGTTGATACCTACGATTCCGGCCTCCTCAAAAAATCCGAATTAAAAGACTATCTCCAAAACGACATCGACTATAATCTCGATTCCCTAAAACGCAAAGCCCTCGATCTTTTCATCGGCAAAATAAAAAACGCGGAGATTGTGAATCAATGA
- a CDS encoding nucleoside phosphorylase, whose product MDEQHKASELILNNDGSIYHLHLHPDDVADTIITVGDPDRVALVSRYFDRIETKKQKREFITHTGYIGKKRITVISTGIGTDNIDITLNELHLLKNYSFSENRFKTTPISLNIIRIGTSGCIQEDIPVDAFLASSFGIGIDNVMHFYKFENTKEEEELLTRFKLHCYFHHTIHPYTFKSDEYLHSKFQKDFYSGITLTAPGFYAPQGRKVNLPISQEKFYEDIKSFKTAGHRITNIEMETAAMYGFSKLLGHKCLSLNVLLANRARGEFSKDPDKAVDGLIREVLGVIEMI is encoded by the coding sequence ATGGATGAACAACACAAGGCCTCCGAATTAATACTGAATAACGATGGGAGTATCTATCATCTTCACCTGCACCCTGATGATGTTGCTGACACCATAATTACCGTTGGCGACCCCGACAGAGTTGCTTTGGTAAGCAGGTATTTCGACCGAATTGAAACAAAAAAACAAAAACGAGAATTTATTACGCATACCGGATATATCGGTAAAAAAAGAATAACCGTAATTTCAACAGGTATAGGCACCGACAATATTGATATAACCCTCAATGAATTGCATTTATTAAAAAATTATAGCTTTTCGGAGAACAGATTCAAAACAACCCCAATTTCCCTTAATATTATCAGAATTGGAACCTCCGGTTGTATTCAGGAGGATATTCCTGTGGATGCATTTTTAGCTTCATCGTTTGGGATAGGAATTGATAATGTTATGCATTTTTATAAATTTGAAAATACAAAGGAGGAAGAGGAATTATTAACGCGATTTAAATTGCATTGTTATTTTCATCATACAATTCATCCATATACATTTAAATCGGATGAATATCTTCATTCTAAATTTCAAAAGGATTTTTATAGCGGAATAACATTAACTGCACCCGGCTTTTATGCACCGCAGGGAAGAAAAGTTAATCTTCCGATCTCGCAAGAAAAGTTTTATGAGGATATTAAAAGTTTTAAAACTGCAGGTCATCGCATTACTAATATTGAAATGGAAACAGCAGCGATGTATGGTTTTTCGAAATTATTGGGACATAAATGTTTATCGTTAAATGTTTTGCTCGCAAACAGAGCCAGAGGAGAATTTAGTAAGGATCCGGATAAGGCTGTGGATGGGTTGATAAGGGAGGTGTTGGGGGTGATAGAAATGATATAA
- a CDS encoding universal stress protein, with the protein MQQQERRIFVPTDFSKASNAALQYAIYIANRSNAIIDLVHFAKRDDLMQKSEGAAEYKKKLLALEKKLHDMKNKSGAAFRINEVVITTTESVSSEIQEYGLKIHAELACIGTFGSDSKPSKFNLGNNTEKLVRSVDFPVLTCRTVKDTINFKDLLLPIDLTKHTHEKVERIIRFAQNFDSTIHLVAVSEFLEEFISSKEELLNRMEEAAETIRKNGLKCTTEMIRHDTVSNSVLLYAQEIDADLLVVMSHAENRFNQLLFGSRINKVISHSPIPVLSFRPSEEYEEK; encoded by the coding sequence ATGCAACAGCAGGAAAGAAGGATATTTGTCCCTACCGATTTTTCAAAAGCCTCCAATGCAGCTCTCCAATATGCAATTTACATCGCCAACCGATCAAATGCTATTATAGATCTGGTGCATTTTGCCAAAAGAGATGATCTGATGCAAAAATCGGAAGGCGCGGCCGAATACAAGAAAAAATTATTGGCACTGGAGAAAAAACTGCATGATATGAAAAATAAAAGTGGCGCAGCTTTTCGTATTAATGAAGTGGTGATCACAACCACTGAATCCGTTTCTTCAGAAATTCAGGAGTACGGACTTAAAATTCACGCCGAATTGGCTTGTATTGGAACATTCGGATCCGATTCCAAACCTTCAAAATTCAATCTTGGAAATAATACAGAAAAACTGGTGCGCAGTGTCGACTTTCCGGTTTTAACTTGTCGCACGGTTAAAGACACCATAAATTTTAAAGATCTATTACTGCCTATCGATCTCACCAAACACACCCACGAAAAAGTGGAACGCATTATTCGTTTTGCACAAAATTTTGATTCTACCATTCATCTTGTTGCTGTCTCCGAATTTCTGGAAGAATTTATTTCCAGCAAAGAAGAATTATTAAACCGCATGGAAGAAGCCGCGGAAACCATTCGCAAAAACGGATTAAAATGTACCACCGAAATGATAAGGCACGATACCGTGAGCAATTCCGTTTTATTATACGCCCAGGAAATTGATGCCGATCTTTTAGTGGTAATGAGTCACGCAGAAAATCGATTTAACCAATTACTTTTTGGTTCGAGAATAAATAAAGTGATCTCACATTCGCCAATTCCGGTGTTGAGTTTCAGGCCTTCGGAGGAGTATGAGGAGAAGTGA